Proteins encoded together in one Mycobacterium sp. MS1601 window:
- a CDS encoding PASTA domain-containing protein, with protein sequence MKKLALFVGGTSAAFTMVVMGTGQANAEVPDVTGEPYGRAVAILKNLGYKAVFGGAIGNDLPQSQCAVIEQQPSGRSVRLRLNCDLAPGQEQPQAPNTHSLVPPGGSIQTGTSGAPTPVDPSRPTPGAGTVTVTPRPVG encoded by the coding sequence GTGAAGAAGCTCGCTCTTTTCGTCGGCGGCACCAGTGCCGCATTCACGATGGTCGTGATGGGCACGGGCCAGGCCAATGCCGAGGTGCCCGATGTCACCGGTGAGCCGTACGGCCGTGCAGTCGCCATCTTGAAGAACCTCGGATACAAGGCCGTCTTCGGCGGCGCCATCGGCAACGATCTTCCACAGTCGCAGTGTGCGGTCATCGAACAGCAGCCCTCGGGCCGTTCCGTGCGGCTTCGCCTGAACTGCGATCTGGCCCCGGGCCAGGAGCAGCCGCAGGCCCCCAATACCCACTCGCTGGTTCCGCCCGGGGGCTCCATCCAGACCGGTACCAGCGGCGCTCCCACTCCCGTCGATCCCAGCCGCCCCACCCCGGGCGCAGGCACCGTCACCGTCACTCCGCGCCCGGTGGGCTGA
- a CDS encoding serine/threonine-protein kinase, producing MPLADGATFAGYTIIRLLGAGGMGEVYLAQHPRLPREDALKVLPPSVSTDREFRERFEREADLAAGLWHPHIVGVHDRGEFEGQLWISMDYVDGTDAGVLLRRQPGGLAPEHVVAIVSAVADALDYAHDRQLLHRDVKPANILITSPDSGNRRIMLADFGIARRADEASGLTATNMTVGTVSYAAPEQLMGNPLDGRADQYALAATAFHLLTGAPPFQHTNPAVVISQHLTARPPSVSERKPELAHLDSALGKALAKDPADRYARCLDFARALAHQVGVSAPVPAVSGGPGSTEETRLATAAQEQPSARGWARPAVLVPVVLALLLVVAVAFAVGEFTADKETGVDARTTTAPLPPPPPVTTDTDVVTETETETATATTTTATTTTATTSTANTTPAAAATAAVGAECSEAGATGVTADGATVYCANLQYTDRYLWSTSPGQIANPVLSTSPTTPVPFETESPVRICMEQTGHSRLRCAEDILRGNGG from the coding sequence ATGCCGTTGGCCGACGGTGCCACCTTCGCTGGCTACACGATCATCCGCCTGCTCGGTGCAGGAGGGATGGGCGAGGTGTACCTCGCCCAGCACCCGCGTCTCCCCCGGGAGGACGCGCTCAAGGTGCTGCCCCCGTCGGTGAGCACCGACCGCGAGTTCCGAGAGCGGTTCGAACGCGAAGCCGACCTGGCTGCCGGACTGTGGCACCCCCACATCGTCGGTGTGCACGACAGAGGCGAATTCGAGGGCCAGCTGTGGATCTCGATGGACTACGTCGACGGCACCGACGCGGGCGTGCTGTTGCGCCGCCAACCCGGCGGGCTGGCTCCGGAGCACGTGGTGGCGATCGTCTCCGCAGTGGCCGATGCCCTCGACTACGCCCACGACCGACAGTTGCTTCACCGTGACGTGAAGCCGGCCAACATCCTCATCACCTCACCGGATTCGGGAAATCGGCGAATCATGCTGGCGGACTTCGGTATTGCCCGACGCGCCGATGAGGCCAGCGGCCTTACCGCCACCAATATGACAGTGGGCACGGTGTCCTACGCGGCGCCCGAACAGCTGATGGGTAATCCCCTGGACGGCAGAGCCGATCAGTACGCGCTGGCCGCGACGGCGTTTCACCTGCTGACCGGCGCCCCTCCGTTCCAGCACACCAACCCGGCCGTCGTCATCAGCCAGCATCTGACCGCCCGCCCGCCGAGCGTATCCGAGCGCAAACCCGAGCTGGCACACCTGGATTCCGCACTGGGCAAGGCGCTGGCGAAGGATCCCGCCGACCGGTACGCCCGCTGCCTGGATTTCGCACGTGCGCTGGCTCACCAGGTGGGGGTATCCGCACCGGTGCCTGCCGTCAGTGGCGGGCCGGGCTCCACCGAGGAAACCCGGCTGGCCACCGCGGCACAGGAGCAACCGTCCGCGCGCGGCTGGGCCAGGCCCGCGGTTCTGGTTCCGGTGGTGCTGGCATTGCTGTTGGTGGTCGCGGTGGCGTTCGCGGTGGGCGAGTTCACCGCCGACAAGGAGACCGGAGTCGACGCGCGCACCACCACGGCACCGCTACCACCACCTCCGCCGGTGACCACCGACACCGATGTGGTGACCGAGACGGAAACCGAGACCGCCACCGCGACCACCACGACAGCAACCACAACGACAGCAACCACCAGCACGGCGAACACGACCCCGGCGGCCGCTGCCACCGCCGCGGTGGGGGCCGAGTGCTCGGAGGCGGGCGCCACCGGCGTCACCGCGGACGGGGCCACGGTGTACTGCGCCAACCTGCAGTACACCGACCGCTACCTGTGGTCGACGAGTCCGGGCCAGATCGCCAACCCGGTGCTGAGCACCTCACCCACCACCCCGGTTCCCTTCGAGACCGAATCACCGGTGCGGATCTGCATGGAGCAGACCGGGCACAGCAGGCTGCGCTGCGCCGAGGACATTCTGCGCGGAAATGGCGGCTGA
- a CDS encoding TetR/AcrR family transcriptional regulator, with translation MTTTRGRPRLSSRRRPGVSARDEILDAAAELFTTRGYANTSTRTIAEAVGVRQASLYHYFKTKDDILSALLHQTVTPSLRFAEQLTERQPALTPAQQLHALAVFDGTQLLTGRWNLGALYLLPELREARLASFWSDRERLRLHYLQFSRAATAVDDDTADLPFRLVEALVNIRAADAGERTEPGSLLVDRVADACLRVLGVPDESITTVREHTARLLVAH, from the coding sequence GTGACCACCACGCGAGGCAGACCCAGGCTCAGCTCGCGGCGCCGCCCCGGTGTCAGCGCCCGCGACGAGATTCTGGACGCCGCAGCCGAGTTGTTCACCACTCGCGGGTACGCCAACACATCCACCCGCACCATCGCCGAAGCCGTCGGCGTCCGGCAGGCCTCGCTGTACCACTACTTCAAGACCAAGGACGACATCCTCTCCGCGCTGCTGCATCAGACGGTCACGCCGTCACTGCGCTTCGCCGAGCAGCTGACCGAACGACAACCGGCACTCACGCCCGCCCAGCAGTTGCATGCGCTGGCGGTTTTCGACGGCACCCAGCTACTGACCGGCCGGTGGAACCTGGGCGCCCTCTATCTGCTGCCGGAACTGCGCGAGGCCCGGTTGGCGTCCTTCTGGTCCGATCGCGAACGGCTGCGACTGCACTATCTGCAGTTCAGCCGAGCCGCCACTGCCGTCGACGACGACACCGCCGACCTGCCGTTCCGGCTGGTCGAGGCACTGGTGAACATCCGCGCCGCGGACGCAGGTGAGCGCACCGAACCCGGGTCTCTGCTCGTCGACCGCGTGGCCGACGCCTGCCTACGGGTCCTCGGCGTACCCGACGAGTCGATCACCACCGTCCGGGAGCACACCGCCAGGCTGCTTGTCGCGCACTGA